The following are encoded in a window of Candidatus Hydrogenedentota bacterium genomic DNA:
- a CDS encoding TetR/AcrR family transcriptional regulator, whose translation MPLKSGYHGLTMGRLAEAAECAKGTVYQHFSCKEDLSVALAADRVQLPSDTCPADAV comes from the coding sequence ATGCCTTTAAAGAGCGGCTATCACGGACTGACCATGGGGAGGTTGGCCGAGGCCGCCGAGTGTGCCAAGGGGACGGTTTACCAACACTTCTCGTGCAAAGAAGATCTCAGTGTCGCGCTGGCGGCAGACAGGGTGCAATTGCCGTCGGACACGTGTCCGGCCGATGCCGTGTAA